The DNA segment ATCCTTGATGGCATCCATACGGCAGAGGCGCTGCCGACTGTGCTGGAACGGTTGAAAGAGAAGGGCTACACCTTTGTAAAGATGAAGGATTTGATTGAGTAAGGTGTCAATTTGACAGACGGAGATGGGGCAAATGGGACTATATAAGGAAATTGTTAACCGACGTGAAGGAATTGCCGTTGTTGGCTTGGGGTATGTCGGCCTGCCGATAGCTGTTGCTTTTTCCAAAAAGATAAATGTGATTGGTTTTGATGTGAATACGAAGAAAATTGAAGGTTACCTAGCAGGAATCGATGCTACGGGCGATGTGGGAGATGACGTGATTCAGGCCTGCGAGGTGGATTTCACCGCGGATGAAGAAAAACTGCGGGGAGCTCGCTTCTTTCTCGTAGCTGTGCCAACTCCGATCCAAAGCGGTAATGTGCCGGATTTGAAGTATGTGCAGAGCGCTAGTCGGATTGTCGGGAAGAAGCTGACCAAGGGGGCAGTCGTCGTCTATGAATCAACGGTTTATCCGGGGGTTACCGAGGATGTATGTATCCCTATTTTGGAAGAGGAATCGGGCCTTCGCTGTGGCGAGGACTTCAAGGTTGGCTATTCCCCTGAGCGGATCAATCCCGGGGACAAGGTGCATCGTCTGGAGAATATCGTGAAGATTGTATCCGGGATTGACGATGAGGCGCGGGAAGTGATTGCGAAGGTCTATGAGCTTGTCATCGAGGCAGGTGTCTATCGGGCAGAAAGCATTAAGGTCGCCGAGGCAGCCAAGGTGATCGAAAATGCACAACGGGACATCAATATCGCCTTCATGAACGAGCTATCGATGGTTTTCCATCGTATGGGCATCGATACGAAGGCTGTGCTTGAGGCTGCGGGAACGAAATGGAACTTCCTTCATTTTACCCCCGGTTTGGTAGGCGGACATTGCATCGGTATAGATCCTTACTATTTAACCTATAAAGCAGAGGATACCGGTTATCATTCGAAAATTATCCTTGCAGGACGGCATATTAATGACAGCATGGGGGCTTACATAGCCGACAACATTATAAAGATCTTGGTTCGATCGCAGCTGGATATTCGAAATACGAGAATCGGTTTGCTTGGCTTAGCCTTCAAAGAGAACTGCGCGGACATCAGAAACACGAAAGTTACCGATATTATCAACGAATTGAAGGATTACGGGGTAACTCCTTTAGTCGCCGACCCGTTGGTAGATCCGCAAGAGGCCTATGAGGAATACGGAATTGAATTATCAGATATGGCTTCGTTTCGGGATTTGAATGTTGTCATCGTGGCCGTTCCGCATGCACCGTTCGTGGAAATGAGCATGGATGATTTCGGGGAATTGTTCAATGACCATCAGACTAAAATTATGATTGATGTCAAAGGAATTTATTCCAAAGCGGAATATGAGCGAAATGGGTTTTACTATTGGAGGCTGTAGGTAAACCAATAAATGATTGGGGACGCAAATCGTGATTAAAAGTAAGAAGAAAAAGGTAGAAGAGGTACTGACTGTACCTAAGGCAGACAGGCGTACATTGTCATATGTGCCCGATCCCGAGCATATTCGCGGACGGGTTGATCGGAGAGGAGTGCGGGATGAAGGCTTCATGCCGGAGGATAACGAGCCGGATTCCTTAGAGAAGCAGCGGCTGCTTAGTTTGAGATATATGGCGGATTTCGAAGTTTTCCTCGTTCCGAAGGGGAAGAAGAAGAAGGATAGCATTAAGGCTCACGCCGTTGATATATCTTCAACGGGAATATTGCTCGAAGTGAGCCCCGAAGCAGGCAAGTGCGAGGAGGGGGAAAGTTACCAGCTTTATTTCCAGATCCCGCCGGGAACGATGCCGGAAGGCTTTGAATCCTCTGTCAAAATCGAGGCGGAGGTCGTTCGCTTGTTTACTCAGCGGGCAGAGGGCGGGGAGCAGCAGCGTGTGGCCCTGCAGTTTAGCCTGCCGTTAACAGACTATTTTCAGAAAAAACGCTGGGGTTATTCGATTTACACCGCGAGCAGCTTGATGTTCGTCGCAGTCGCAGTCATCATGTTAATGCGCGTGGAGAGCGTACTTTATTTTAAATATAATCTCTGGCTTTATTTATACAGCCTTATTGCAGCCTTATTTTTGTTGAGCCGATATTTATTTGGTGCTTTTTACCGGGATGTGCCAGTCAATCCAGATTATACGCCGGGGGTAACCATTATCATTCCCTGCTTTAATGAAGCTGAGTGGATTCATCGGACGATATTAAGCTGCATGAATCAGGACTATCCGGTGGATAAGCTGGAGGTGATCGTTGTCGATGACAAATCGACAGATAATTCCGCGGAACAGATTCGTAAGACAATTGAGATGGTTTATAATGAGGCCGAACGCTACAAGACCAAGGAAAGATTGAAAATGGTCGTGCTTCCGGAGAATGGAGGCAAACGCGTTGCTCTTGTGAAGGGCGTGGAAATGGCCAAGCATGATCTCGTCGTCTTCGTGGATTCCGACAGTTTCCTTGAACCAACAGCTATCAAACACTTGGTACAGCCGTTTCAAGATCCCCGCATGGGCGGTGTTGCCGGTCGTACCGATGTTGAGAACAAATATACAAATTCGATCACGAAGCTGCAGACGGTTCGCTACTATATCGCCTTCCGCATCATGAAGGCTGCGGAGTCCTATTTTGATAGTGTTACCTGTTTGTCGGGGCCGTTGTCCTGTTACCGCAAGGATCTTGTGCTAGAGCATTCTGAAGCCTGGCTGAATCAAAAGTTCCTCGGGCAGCCGGCGACCTTCGGCGATGACCGTAGTATGACGAACTTTATATTAAGGAAGCACCGTACTGCTTATCAGGATGCCGCAATTTGCTCGACGATCGTGCCGTCGAAACTGAGTGTGTTCCTTAAGCAGCAAATGCGCTGGAAGCGTTCGTGGCTGCGTGAGTCGCTGCGTGCCTCCGGGTTTATTTGGCGGAAGGAGCCCTTTATGTCGCTATTTTTCTACGTCGGGGTTATCGTGCCGATCGCTGCACCAATCGTAGTGCTGTACAACTTGGTGTATGTACCGCTTGCCTATCATGTTTTTCCGGGCACATTCTTGATGGGGCTGCTGCTGATGGGGCTGTTGATGAGCCTCGCTCATTTAATGTTCCGCAAGAGCAGGCTGTGGGTTTATGGACTTGTATTTTGCATCTTTTATGAGGTCGTACTGCTGTGGCAAATGCCGGTCGCTTGGGTGACGTTCTGGAAATCCACCTGGGGGACAAGGGAAACGCCGCAGGATATTGAAGCTAGAGAGAAAAGAGAAGCAAGAAAGCAAAAAAATAAAAAAAGAATCGGATTGCGTTTCTAAAGCAATCGCCCGAAGATTCATAGAGTGAGGATGGCAGAAATGTTAAAGAAGAAGCGGAGTTCTGCCCTTGATTATCGCAAAAAAAACCGCAGGAAAGTGATAAAGACCATGGTGCAAAGTGCGCTTTTACTGGTCGTGGGTGTCCTGCTCGTCAATACCTTGTTCGGAATTCGGAGGTATGAGGAGCCGGACAAGTCCGGATGGAGCAACAGGGAAGGTTTTATTGCGGTATCCTATTTCGGCGTAGGGCGCTCATCCACTCCAAAGTTGGTGGCAAAAAGCCAGCTTGATCAACAGCTTAAGGCTCTTTATGATCAAGGCTATGTTACGATATCGCAGCAGGATGTGATCGATTTTTATGTGCATCATAAGCCGCTGCCAGAAAAGGCGTTATTTCTGTCCTTTGAGGACGGACGGAACGATTCCAGTCTGTTCTCTCAGTCGCTGCTGGAGAAGTACAATTACAAGGCGACTTTCTTCTCTTACGCGAATAAAATGGGACACAGCGATCGCAAATTCGTTCAGCCGAAAGAGATGCTGAAGATGATGAAATCAGGTTACTGGGAGCTAGGAACGAACGGAAACCGTCTGACATATATTAATATTTTCGATCATAATGGTCGTTTTATAGGGATGAAAGAGGAGAAGGAGTTAACAAGCAAGGAGCATATCAAATATTATAATCATTATTTGATGGATTTCATTCGAGACGAGAATATGATTCCGGCGGAGAATCGGGCAGAAATGGAGACGCGGATTCATAGTGACTATGAAACGCTGAAGGATATTTATACGAGCAAGCTCGGGTTCGTGCCTCAGGCGTATATGATTATGCACGCGAACGCTTTGAACAATGGAATGAACCCGCTTGTTGCTCATGCGAACAGCATGAATATCGAGCAGTTGTTCAGCATTCATTTTAATCGGGAAGGGAATGCGTTTAATACCTCTGCAGGTGATGTATTTGACTTAACGCGGGTACAGGCCGCACCATACTGGTACACGAATCATTTACTGATGAAAATTCAGAAGGATACTGGAGAGGAAATGCAATTTATTCAAGGGGATAAGCGCCTTGCAGATGATTGGGAACTCATTAGCGGGGCTGCGCAGTTTACGGATAATCGGATTATTCTGACATCGCCCTCGGCAAGTCCGGGCATGCTGTACTTAATAGGCAGCGAAAGCAGCGGGAATACGGCAATTTCATATCAAGTGGCGGGGAATGTGGTAGGCAAACAGACGGTGTATGTTCGTTATGATAAACGAACGGGAGCTTACTTGCGGGTTGTTGTGGAGAATAATGAGCTGCATGTTGAACAGAAAAAATTTGGCCGCAAGGAAACAGAACGCATTCTCTCCAGTCAATTACAGCCGATCTCATGGAATGAAGAGGATCTCGCCTTTGATAAGGCTTCGGTTTATACGAAAGAGCAAATCGTAGCGGATGCCGAACCGAAGAAAGAGGAGTACCCGATTAATATTCAGCAGACTAGGCAGTTGAAGGTGAAACTGCAGGGAAATTTGCTGACGATTACGGTGGATGGCGATCCTATTGCTGATGGAGAGGAAATTGACGGATTGGTTGAGAGCGGCGGCGTTGCTTTGGAAGCAGAATACAGCACGCAAAATAAAAAGGACGATATCTATGACGCCGTGTTTGAGGATTTTGAAATCGTACTGATGGCGAAGGATGACGATAAATCCCTCGTGGTGTTTAGCAATAAAATGACAGGATTTCAAGGGATCATTCACAGCTTTAAAAAGGGGTTGGACGCCTCGATAAACTGGGTGATGGACACCTTCTAAATCGTGGGAGTAAGAAAGAAGGGAGAGGTGTCTGAAGCAGATGACTAGCAAATGGTTGTATGCTGCGGGGGCTGTAATTTTAGTTGTGATCATCGGAGTTTTATGGCTGGGCAGGCATGAGAAAGGACAACAACCAATCCAAGCTGTTACCGTAGAACCCGACTTGGAATTGGCTGCCTGGGTGGTTGATTGGAAATGGGAATCCGGCGTAGACGATTTGGAGCTAATCGGCAAGCAGCTTGATCGATTGCAGGTTTTTGCTGCATACTTCGATAGTGAGAATCGCTTATATTTTACCGAGGATATGCATGAAGCCCTCCCGCACATTTTTGAAACTGCGCGGAAGGGCGGCGTGAAGTATGTGGATTTGACGATCGTCAATGATCGCTGGAACTCGGACGGGACAGCGGTGCAGAAAGATCCGGGCATAGTTTCGCGCATGCTGGTCTCCAGGGAGAGCCAGGAGGAGCATATCGCGGAGATTATCGATGTCGTGGAACGATACGGGTTTGATGGCGTTGAGATGGACTACGAGAAGATCGGTGAGGCGGACTGGGAGAAGCTCTGCATATTTTATAAAGAGCTGCATGAACGATTGCAGGCTAAAGGGAAGGCACTAAGAATCATATTGGAGCCGCGAACGCCCATCGAACGCTTGCCACTGCCTGAAGGACCGGTGTACGTCATGATGGCTTATAATCTATTTGGCAGCCATAGCGGTCCAGGGCCCAAAGCAGACCATGCATTCATCAAGAAGCTGGCCTCTCGCATGAAGGTGCTGCCTGGCGAAGCGGGGATTGCACTGTCGGTGGGTGGCTTTGACTGGGCGGCTAAAGGCAAGGTGACTTCTTTGACGGAGAAGCAGGCGGTAAAGCTGTTGCGCCGAAGTAATGTAGCGGTACCGATGCGTGACAAAGCCAGCGGAAGCGTGTATTTCACTTACAAGGATGAAGGAGGTCAGAAGCATACCGTCTGGTATGCGGATGGCGAGACGATATCGCAGTGGATCGATACAGTCAAACAGGCGGGGTACACTAATATCGCCTTATGGAGACTGGGTGAGTTTGAGCGGTCTACGGTGGATAGGTTGAAAGACTTGTAAGGTTCCCTTCGCTTTACCAATTTTAATTTATTTTTCAGGTTACGGTAATGTGGCATTAAGGAAGTGAGGGTACTATAGATATACTCCCTTTTCTATATAAAGGAACCCATCCCGCTAAGCGGGATGGGTTCTATGTTTATCTTCACATATTGATTTGCTGCGAGCGCAATGTGCTTGCTCAAACAAATTAACTACCTAGGATTTACTTCAAGTCCTCAATGGAATTGGCCTCTACATAAGTCGGAACGACGAGTCCGGTACGGACTCCGGTCATATTGGCGCCAAGATCCTCCAGTTGATCCTTATATTTGTCCCAGTAGTCGGCATGAGTCAATGGCAGCCAAGCTGCAGCCGAGGCATCTACATCACCGCTGGCTACCCCTGTCCACATAGGGCCTGCTTCTACCTGGAGCGCTTCTACTTTGTATCCAAGGCGGTTCTCTAGAATATATTGAATTAGATTCGTGCTGGCGATTTCAGAATCCCAAGCGACATAGCTAAGCTTGAAGGTGTCTCCGCTAACAGGCGTTAAGTCAGCTGTCCATGCATCTACACGATCGCTATGGCCTTCTGCCCAGGTTTTAGCTGCTTCCGCAGGATCCTGGCCTTCCTGAATGGCTGTCATGATTTCGCCCATCTCGTCGGGAGTCCACTCGAAACGATCTAGAAATTCATAAGCTACCGGATGATCTTCCTTTAGACCTTTACGAGCGATAGTATGAATTTCCTCTGCCTCACCAAAGACTTTCTTTGGATCCTCCAAGAATTTCAGATCATATTCGGCGAACATCCAGTGCGGCGTCCAGCCTGTAATAATGATGGGCTGCTCGGATTTAATCGCCTTTGCCAGCGTAGCCGTCATCGCTGCACCAGAGCCTTCGATCAGCGTCCAGTCGGTAAGCTCATAATCTTCGATAGCAGCGCTAGCTGCCTTCATGATCCCTGCGCCAGGGTCAATTCCGATAATTTCATGCTTGACTTGCTCCCCTAGCGACTTGCCATTAGCATTGCCAGCGTTGCCTCCTGCAGCTCCCTCATTGCCTGAATTCCCGCAAGCCGATAGCAGCAGCACCGCTGCCAAGCTTAGTATCATAAGTAGATTTGATTTTTTCTTCATTAATTATGCACCTCTTTTTTTGGATTTAAATAAGTTCTGGGTAAAACGGTCGAGCACGATCGCCAGTACAACTACAGCGAGCCCGGCTTCGAAGCCCTGGCCGATTTTGAGCTGGGTGACTGCGCGGTATACCGTTGCACCGATTCCTTGCGCTCCGATCATCGAAGCGATGACGACCATCGATAAGGACAGCATGATCGTTTGATTTACGCCGGCCATCATAGTAGGCATCGCTAGAGGCAATTCCACTTTAAATAGCTTCTGCCACGAGGTTGAACCGAAAGCATCAGCCGCTTCCGTAAGCTCGCCGGACACCTGCTTGATTCCGAGATAAGTCAGGCGAATTGTCGGCGGAATAGCAAAGATGACGGAAGCAATTACACCGGGTACCACGCCGAGACTAAAGAAAGTGACGGCAGGCAGCAGATAAACGAATGCAGGCATCGTCTGCATGAAATCTAACAAAGGTGATACAATGCGGTGGGTAGTTCTGCTGTAGGCGCTCCATATTCCGATAGGGATGCCTAAGACCACTGAAATAATGCCGGATGTAACAACGAGGCCTAATGTATTCATTGTTTCTGTCCAATAGCCAAGATTATCGATCACGAGGAAACCAATCACCGTAAATAAGGTGAGTGGCACTCTTCCGATCAGAAAGGCCAGGATACCCAAAATAGCGATGAATAGAAGCGGGTGTGGTAAGAGAAACAACCAAGAGAAGAACTCGACGACACTTTCAATGATCTTGGACAGCCCTTCGAAGACTCCCCCAAGGTTTGACTCCATCCAGTCAACGATTGACTCAATCCAATCCGCAAGAGGTATTTTAGGAATGAAGTTCATATTGCTTCACCTCCATCTCGCGCACGTCTCCTGCAAGCGCGCCTAACACAGCGCCCCGCACAATTACGCCCAGCAATCGTCTTTGTTCATCGACAACGGCCAACGGAACTTTAGCCAAGCTGGTAGCTTCAAACAGGTCGCTCAACAGTGTATCCGGAGATACTTGCGGACTATCGTTTATCAGAATATCCGATAATGTTTTTCCTGACTTATTTGCTTCGGACGCATCCTCCGCCGTAATGACGCCCAGCATGCGCATAGAACGATCGATTACAAAGAGATTTGAAATTCCCCGTTCTCGCATCAGCTGCAGAGCAACCCGCGGGCCACGATCCAAAGTAATCGTCTCGGGTCTTCGCATCACATGCGAAGCAGTCAGCACCTTGGAGAGATCCACATCCTCGATAAACCGTTCAACGTAACCGTTAGCCGGCTGGGTGAGCATTTCCTCAGGTGTTCCGATCTGAATCAGCGAGCCATCCTTCATTAAGGCGATCCGATCCCCGATTCTTAGTGCTTCGTCAAGGTCGTGCGTAATAAAGATGATCGTTTTCTTCATCTTTTCTTGCAGCTCAATGAGCTCATCCTGCATATCTCGACGAATTAAGGGATCGAGGGCGCTGAACGCTTCATCCATCAGCAGCACCTCTGGATCATTCGCCAAGGCTCTGGCAAGCCCGACCCTTTGCTGCATGCCGCCGCTAAGCTCATCCGGCATTTTATCGCCCCAGCCCTTCAGGCCAACAAGCTC comes from the Paenibacillus lentus genome and includes:
- a CDS encoding nucleotide sugar dehydrogenase, whose translation is MGLYKEIVNRREGIAVVGLGYVGLPIAVAFSKKINVIGFDVNTKKIEGYLAGIDATGDVGDDVIQACEVDFTADEEKLRGARFFLVAVPTPIQSGNVPDLKYVQSASRIVGKKLTKGAVVVYESTVYPGVTEDVCIPILEEESGLRCGEDFKVGYSPERINPGDKVHRLENIVKIVSGIDDEAREVIAKVYELVIEAGVYRAESIKVAEAAKVIENAQRDINIAFMNELSMVFHRMGIDTKAVLEAAGTKWNFLHFTPGLVGGHCIGIDPYYLTYKAEDTGYHSKIILAGRHINDSMGAYIADNIIKILVRSQLDIRNTRIGLLGLAFKENCADIRNTKVTDIINELKDYGVTPLVADPLVDPQEAYEEYGIELSDMASFRDLNVVIVAVPHAPFVEMSMDDFGELFNDHQTKIMIDVKGIYSKAEYERNGFYYWRL
- a CDS encoding glycosyltransferase family 2 protein, with the protein product MIKSKKKKVEEVLTVPKADRRTLSYVPDPEHIRGRVDRRGVRDEGFMPEDNEPDSLEKQRLLSLRYMADFEVFLVPKGKKKKDSIKAHAVDISSTGILLEVSPEAGKCEEGESYQLYFQIPPGTMPEGFESSVKIEAEVVRLFTQRAEGGEQQRVALQFSLPLTDYFQKKRWGYSIYTASSLMFVAVAVIMLMRVESVLYFKYNLWLYLYSLIAALFLLSRYLFGAFYRDVPVNPDYTPGVTIIIPCFNEAEWIHRTILSCMNQDYPVDKLEVIVVDDKSTDNSAEQIRKTIEMVYNEAERYKTKERLKMVVLPENGGKRVALVKGVEMAKHDLVVFVDSDSFLEPTAIKHLVQPFQDPRMGGVAGRTDVENKYTNSITKLQTVRYYIAFRIMKAAESYFDSVTCLSGPLSCYRKDLVLEHSEAWLNQKFLGQPATFGDDRSMTNFILRKHRTAYQDAAICSTIVPSKLSVFLKQQMRWKRSWLRESLRASGFIWRKEPFMSLFFYVGVIVPIAAPIVVLYNLVYVPLAYHVFPGTFLMGLLLMGLLMSLAHLMFRKSRLWVYGLVFCIFYEVVLLWQMPVAWVTFWKSTWGTRETPQDIEAREKREARKQKNKKRIGLRF
- a CDS encoding polysaccharide deacetylase family protein, which codes for MLKKKRSSALDYRKKNRRKVIKTMVQSALLLVVGVLLVNTLFGIRRYEEPDKSGWSNREGFIAVSYFGVGRSSTPKLVAKSQLDQQLKALYDQGYVTISQQDVIDFYVHHKPLPEKALFLSFEDGRNDSSLFSQSLLEKYNYKATFFSYANKMGHSDRKFVQPKEMLKMMKSGYWELGTNGNRLTYINIFDHNGRFIGMKEEKELTSKEHIKYYNHYLMDFIRDENMIPAENRAEMETRIHSDYETLKDIYTSKLGFVPQAYMIMHANALNNGMNPLVAHANSMNIEQLFSIHFNREGNAFNTSAGDVFDLTRVQAAPYWYTNHLLMKIQKDTGEEMQFIQGDKRLADDWELISGAAQFTDNRIILTSPSASPGMLYLIGSESSGNTAISYQVAGNVVGKQTVYVRYDKRTGAYLRVVVENNELHVEQKKFGRKETERILSSQLQPISWNEEDLAFDKASVYTKEQIVADAEPKKEEYPINIQQTRQLKVKLQGNLLTITVDGDPIADGEEIDGLVESGGVALEAEYSTQNKKDDIYDAVFEDFEIVLMAKDDDKSLVVFSNKMTGFQGIIHSFKKGLDASINWVMDTF
- a CDS encoding glycosyl hydrolase family 18 protein, coding for MTSKWLYAAGAVILVVIIGVLWLGRHEKGQQPIQAVTVEPDLELAAWVVDWKWESGVDDLELIGKQLDRLQVFAAYFDSENRLYFTEDMHEALPHIFETARKGGVKYVDLTIVNDRWNSDGTAVQKDPGIVSRMLVSRESQEEHIAEIIDVVERYGFDGVEMDYEKIGEADWEKLCIFYKELHERLQAKGKALRIILEPRTPIERLPLPEGPVYVMMAYNLFGSHSGPGPKADHAFIKKLASRMKVLPGEAGIALSVGGFDWAAKGKVTSLTEKQAVKLLRRSNVAVPMRDKASGSVYFTYKDEGGQKHTVWYADGETISQWIDTVKQAGYTNIALWRLGEFERSTVDRLKDL
- a CDS encoding glycine betaine ABC transporter substrate-binding protein, translated to MKKKSNLLMILSLAAVLLLSACGNSGNEGAAGGNAGNANGKSLGEQVKHEIIGIDPGAGIMKAASAAIEDYELTDWTLIEGSGAAMTATLAKAIKSEQPIIITGWTPHWMFAEYDLKFLEDPKKVFGEAEEIHTIARKGLKEDHPVAYEFLDRFEWTPDEMGEIMTAIQEGQDPAEAAKTWAEGHSDRVDAWTADLTPVSGDTFKLSYVAWDSEIASTNLIQYILENRLGYKVEALQVEAGPMWTGVASGDVDASAAAWLPLTHADYWDKYKDQLEDLGANMTGVRTGLVVPTYVEANSIEDLK
- a CDS encoding ABC transporter permease translates to MNFIPKIPLADWIESIVDWMESNLGGVFEGLSKIIESVVEFFSWLFLLPHPLLFIAILGILAFLIGRVPLTLFTVIGFLVIDNLGYWTETMNTLGLVVTSGIISVVLGIPIGIWSAYSRTTHRIVSPLLDFMQTMPAFVYLLPAVTFFSLGVVPGVIASVIFAIPPTIRLTYLGIKQVSGELTEAADAFGSTSWQKLFKVELPLAMPTMMAGVNQTIMLSLSMVVIASMIGAQGIGATVYRAVTQLKIGQGFEAGLAVVVLAIVLDRFTQNLFKSKKRGA
- a CDS encoding quaternary amine ABC transporter ATP-binding protein, with the translated sequence MEDPILEVKQVTKLFGSNTEQGLQLLNQGQTKEQLADRGITVGVNRVSLDIRQGEIFVIMGLSGSGKSTLVRMLNRLIEPTAGQILINGQDLMKMNKAQLRKVRQKSISMVFQKFALFPHRTVLQNVEYGLEIQKIDARTRKEKAEQALELVGLKGWGDKMPDELSGGMQQRVGLARALANDPEVLLMDEAFSALDPLIRRDMQDELIELQEKMKKTIIFITHDLDEALRIGDRIALMKDGSLIQIGTPEEMLTQPANGYVERFIEDVDLSKVLTASHVMRRPETITLDRGPRVALQLMRERGISNLFVIDRSMRMLGVITAEDASEANKSGKTLSDILINDSPQVSPDTLLSDLFEATSLAKVPLAVVDEQRRLLGVIVRGAVLGALAGDVREMEVKQYELHS